The Coregonus clupeaformis isolate EN_2021a unplaced genomic scaffold, ASM2061545v1 scaf0130, whole genome shotgun sequence genome contains the following window.
GTTACATTGCATGTATAGGGGTTGTTTAGGGGTGAATCTAAAATGTATTTGCTTGATTCCTCGTGTCGTCTTTCTTCAACTCTTTCTCAAAACGCATTGGAGGAGAGAAGATTAATGgttcctcccctctgaccttctcatccaatgagTTTTGAAAAGGAGAGAGGATGtaaggaatcaaggaaatacaaGAGATTCAACTATAGATTCCCAACTATGACCCAAAATGAAAAGGTAGGGTTTGCCTCCATGGCTCTAATCATAAGCTAATGAGTCATCCTCCTGCCCATCCATCAGCACTCCCAGAAGATGTTATCAAGCTGGCCAAGGACATCAAGCCCGTCACTGAGATCCAGCAGAACGGCAATGACTTTGTCATCACCTCCAAAACTCCCGGCAAGTCTATCACCAATTCCTTCACCATCGGCAAAGAGGCCGACATCACCACCATGGACGGCAAGAAGCTCAAGGTAGGCAATCTCAATCTACCTGTTTGTGGTGAATCAATACTTATTtaaatattgattgattgactgacatATTGTTAAATCAACAGGTTTCATCTTTGAATTGAAGAACCAAAAACTATAAGTGGCGAGCTCAGCATCACCATGAACCTCTTAACATTATCCAAGCTAGTCCAGTAATGCTTGGCAGTTTAAAAGTTCTGTATTACGGATGTCTGACATGAAATAATGGGGGACAGTCTTGTATCTGCAGTTAGTATATGTCTTGTTTAGTCTTCCAAGTTTCTTAGCTCATCTGTCCTCACTCGTTATTGCTACAAATTACTGATCACCGCTCTCTTCTCTGGCCCCCACAGTGCACTGTCAGACTGGAAGGAGGAAAGCTGATATGCAACACAGATAAATTCTCCAGCGTCCAGGAGCTCAAGGGAGGAGAGATGGTTGAGGTAATTTGACCTACTGTTGGTAATAATGAACAATAACATACTACACATCTGTCAATACAGTGTGTCAAATATAAGCATATACAGTTGTGAAATATGGGGCACAGGTCAAACAAGCTGGCTATTTCTACCTTGTGGTTTTATTTGTAGAATAGTGACCTGACCACAGTAACAAAACACTTTTCACTACCTCCCCCATTTCAGACACTGACAGTGGGCTCTACGTCACTCATCAGGAGGAGCAAAAAAATGTGAACCTGGAATGGTAGCAGGCAGGGGAGTGTCCTTGGCTATTTAAATAAACTTGTTACTTGACATAAAATGTGTGGTTTATTATATGTGCTGTGAACATGCTGCTGTGCATCGTCTAATAAACAGTGAACATTGACTGAATAATAGAAAAGtattaaatatacagtaccagtcaaaagttgacacacacacacacacacccctactcattccagggtttttctttatttttactattttctccattgtagaataatagtgaagacatcaaaactatgaaataacacatatggaatcatgtagtaaccaaaaaaagtgttaaacaaatcaaaatattttatatttgagattcttcaaagtagccaccctttgccttgatgacatctttgcacaatcttggcattctcttaaccagcttcatgaggaagtcaccaggaatgcatttcaattaacaggtgtgccttgttaaaagttaatttgtgcaatttctttccttcttaatacgtttgagccaatcagttgtgttgtgacaaggtaggggtggtatacagaagatagccctatttggtaaaagaccaagtccatattatggcaagaacagctcaaataagcaaagagaaacgacagtccatcattactttaagacatgaaggtcagtcaatctggaaaattttaagaactttgaaagtttcttcaagtgcagtcgcaaaaaccatcaagcgctatgatggaactggctctcatgaggaccgccacagaaaaggaagacccagagttacctctgctgcagaggataagttcattagagttaccagcctcagaaatttcagcccaaataaatgcttcacagagttcaagtaacagacacatctcaacatcaactgttcagaggggactgtgtgaatcaggccttcatagtcgaattgctgcaaagaaaccactactaaaggacaccaataagaagtagagatttgcttgggccaagaaacacgagcaatggttaatagatcggtggaaatgtgtcctttggtctggagtccaaattggagatttttggttccaaccgccgtgtctttgtgagatgcggtgtgggtgaacggatgatctccacatgtgtagttcccaccgtaaagaatggaggaggtgttatggtgtgggggttctttgttggtgacactgtctgtgatttatttagaatttaaggcacacttaaccagcatggctaccacagcattctgcagcaatacgccatcccatctggtatgggcatagtgggactatcatttgtttttcaacaggacaatgacccaacacacctccaggagtgatggagtgctgcatcagatgacctggcctcaaccaaattgagatggtttgggatgagtcggaccgcagagtgaaggaaaatgatccaacaagtgctcagcatatgtgggaactccttcaagactgttggaatagcattccaggtgaagctggttgagagaatgccaagagtgtgcaaagctgtcctcaaggcaaagggtggctatttgaagaatctcaaatataaaatattttgatttgtttaacactttaaaaaaaaagaaaaacctgtATCCTGATTCAAATGAATGTGTGTACACGTTCATTTAAATTCAAGATGACAGACAATGAAGTAAAAACTATTTTGACAAGGATAGATTGTTGAGTAATGTCAACAATGTAAAGACTGGACACTAGTCAGGCCCCCAATGGCTGTAGTAATGGCCATATCATTACAAACAGGTCCAGTTTCCATGTCTGCATCCAACAATATTGACTCGTCTTGGTACAACCTCAGAGGAACACCAGAGATGAGGGGCCAGTGGACCTTGAAGACATCTGGACGCCTGAAGCCATGACCTGTTGAGAACACATTAAAAGAGGATACTTGTCATCAATTATCAATTTGTGATTCTCCAATGAAAGAGCACACCATGAAGTCTTCaatataaaatatacactgaacaaaaaaagaaacgcaacaatttctaagattttcctgaattacagttcatataacgaAAATcaaactgaaataaattcattaggtgctaatctatggatttcacatgactgggaatacagacatgcatctgttggttacagatacagtggatataaaaagtctacacacccctgttaaaatgccaggtttttgtgatgtaaaagaatgagacaaagataaatcatgtcagaactttttccactgttaatgtgacctatgatgtgaacaattcaattgaaaaacaagCGGAAATCTTCGAGGGGGAGAATTTTTAAATATAAACCttacaataacctggttgcataagtgtgcactgtaacgatcccggcagtctgagtcgggtcctgtctgtggactagtttttctgttcgtgatctccagtttcccgagggttcgggaacgctccggggagctctcttgatttccgcacctgcatcccatcagcaatctgcacacctggtcctgatcatcacccttcttaggctctggcctaacatccattccctgccggatgcgttagccatgaacagtaggtttaccagagtatcagtcttagagccctagcgttagttttgttgtttttgcaccttgttggtttgttgcttacttccccgttttgttccatctgcagtcacccgtccggaaccttcatccaacctctgcctggtggtcggcggctgccgacaggatgggatcaaccactgcacccccaacaactaatcaacgccgcccgctctgttccctggattattcagcatcactcttgaatttgtaaataaacactcaccttcgtttcaacttaccttgtctggtctgcttctgggttctggcttagcaactcgtgacagaacgatccggccagtaatgaacccagcggacctggactctgttcgccatgccattacccagcaggagaagatgttgggccatcatagcacggtactacaggagatcgcgttgtcagttcggaacctttctaccggtctggcggaggtccagaaccaacgcagtgtcggtggaggatccactaccggtttcacccatctcgcctgccgcttctgaagctgtgtccttccgtgagcccaaggttccggcgccggataaatatgagggggagctgggaagatgccgttccttccttatgcagtgtggattagtgttcgatctacagccctactcttatgccacagacaaggctaggatagcctttgtgattgagttgctgcgtggtcgagcgctggagtgggcttcagccgtttgggaacgacaggatccctgcatggcgtcataccaggggttcacggccgagatgaggaagctcttccgaccattccgtccgaggggggggacgcagctaggcgcctgttttcgcttcgccaaggaactcgctgcgtggccgacttcgtgatcgagttcaagacgttggctgtggagagtgggtggaatgaggaggctctgcaagcggccttttaccagggtctgtcggagcagctcaaggatgagttgatctcctatccggagccctagtgacctggacagcttggtagccttgtctattcgggtggataatcgagtccgagagcgaaggagggagaagcaatgggttccgtccaaccgatcagcttctcaggttccagtcgggtcgtcaaactgcgcggctcgctaaagttgggaggacttttagcgagccagtttcgacctctcaatacctctgtcagaccccgtttcccggctaccctatgaacaggaatcagagcttagcgattaacgcttttatcgattcaggtgccgatggaagctttctagatgccgagttggtggaacagctggggctttccaaggagcaattgccggaagccattgaagctaccactctggacccggcggtagtctggcacgtatcacgatgaggactgcaccggttaagatgcggttgtcggggaatcattctgagatgatttcattcttcattctgccgtcttcccatgttcctctggtccgtggatacccctggctgaaggaacacaatcccacgttcgattgggtgacgggcaaggtagcgagttggagccttgattgtcatgctaactgtctcaagactgcctgtccccattcggttcccagtcaggtgattgaggctaaacccccagatttgtccctggttcccgagacatatcacgatttggggaag
Protein-coding sequences here:
- the LOC121557722 gene encoding fatty acid-binding protein 10-A, liver basic, with product MAFSGTWQVYAQENYEEFLRAISLPEDVIKLAKDIKPVTEIQQNGNDFVITSKTPGKSITNSFTIGKEADITTMDGKKLKCTVRLEGGKLICNTDKFSSVQELKGGEMVETLTVGSTSLIRRSKKM